A single genomic interval of Romboutsia ilealis harbors:
- a CDS encoding FtsK/SpoIIIE domain-containing protein: MKLFNFLSNNDNKMDIINFEKLFILLGLYINDGDVKKQVIYQVDYMNNSQYKRHKTKFNGCLIGLTDYGYIERFRVPYSFNKDDIEGLKDKLELQTNKSIDIEFISSSNGAYFDIKVYNHKLKSKYNFELIEPPIKDKIVVTLGYGRLGLLDFIIDKHIGLFGESGSGKSTTLKTILTQLVLNYKPSELQLYLSDNKGGTELNIYSNIEHTKAFTKDIKGLKDIFKDLNKEADRRYNLLFNSKLEDIKSYNNKFKKDKLPVILFVIEEFASVYKDKSIQSMLQLALSQWRSIGIYILITTQRPSSKIVTGDLKCNLGIILGLKTLDSNNSNVVIDKYNLLNNLRGNGHGYIRYNGKLNEFQSFYIDHTQVKRLIRKLEIKKENIKDDNVKSNIIELKKEGYKDPKDNNNNIGEVKDFSFLNDL, from the coding sequence ATGAAGTTATTTAACTTTTTATCTAATAATGATAATAAAATGGACATTATAAACTTTGAAAAGCTCTTTATATTACTAGGTTTATATATAAATGATGGAGATGTAAAAAAACAAGTAATATACCAAGTTGATTATATGAATAACTCACAATATAAAAGGCATAAAACCAAGTTTAATGGGTGCTTAATAGGATTAACTGATTATGGTTATATTGAACGTTTTAGAGTGCCTTATAGCTTCAATAAGGATGATATAGAAGGATTAAAAGATAAACTAGAATTACAGACTAATAAAAGCATTGATATAGAGTTTATAAGTAGTTCCAATGGTGCTTACTTTGATATTAAAGTATATAATCATAAATTAAAGTCTAAATATAACTTTGAATTAATAGAGCCACCAATAAAAGATAAAATAGTAGTTACTTTGGGATATGGTAGACTAGGATTACTTGATTTTATTATAGATAAGCATATAGGATTATTTGGAGAGAGTGGAAGTGGTAAAAGTACAACGTTAAAGACTATATTAACTCAATTAGTATTAAATTATAAACCAAGTGAATTACAGTTATATCTATCGGATAACAAAGGAGGTACAGAACTTAATATATATTCAAATATAGAGCATACAAAGGCATTTACAAAGGATATAAAAGGATTAAAAGATATATTTAAAGACTTAAATAAAGAAGCTGATAGAAGATATAATTTATTATTTAATAGCAAATTAGAGGATATAAAAAGTTATAATAATAAGTTTAAAAAAGATAAGTTACCAGTAATATTATTTGTTATAGAAGAGTTTGCAAGTGTATATAAAGATAAGTCTATACAAAGTATGCTACAACTTGCATTGAGTCAATGGAGGTCTATTGGAATATATATTTTAATTACAACTCAAAGACCATCATCAAAGATAGTTACTGGTGATTTAAAGTGTAACTTAGGTATTATATTAGGCCTTAAAACACTTGATAGTAATAATTCAAATGTGGTTATAGATAAGTATAATTTACTGAATAATTTACGAGGTAATGGCCATGGATATATAAGATACAATGGTAAATTAAACGAATTTCAAAGTTTTTATATAGACCATACCCAGGTTAAGAGGTTAATAAGAAAATTAGAGATTAAAAAGGAAAATATAAAGGATGATAATGTTAAATCAAATATTATAGAGTTAAAAAAAGAAGGATACAAAGACCCTAAAGACAATAATAATAATATAGGTGAAGTTAAGGATTTTAGCTTCTTGAATGATTTATAG